Proteins from one Cryptomeria japonica chromosome 4, Sugi_1.0, whole genome shotgun sequence genomic window:
- the LOC131027277 gene encoding DELLA protein RGL1-like has translation MTVDNGIPLCILDYSFSEKDGSELIQDLPIAMEDTFGLSDHHKFPSGKEMITESQFAANKEKISLTNNGTAPLSLSDYSFMSLPCESDGTELAQYLTMDNTFELRKHEMFHFAEELKSHNLFDIFPFDEELINNYKMSGQLNGNSHSGNSQTVNYISVLGEQYRDEMLPNNDILSSEQILNWKGSERLSICAKDTSDHEAMNGEEKKGLELVQLLLESARMIGEGKYDHGAGLVSKCQNLSCQLGNPTQRLGHYMCSALQDRIKRQTLGMLKNSAKTVPDFAFNIEGEFDKNEFCSLLAHSNRVLPYIKVMQFTSVQAIIDVVGNARRIHVIDLGMRIGSHWTVLMEYLAHRSVSSSFHTLQLLKITAVGMNGEELRKSGKRLHELAKSWVIPFSYSIIEITNIEEIKEGLFSVKSCEALAVYAPIVLRTLLYDPVLLDNLLIVIKKLRPMIMVNVEIEAQHNSPYFVNRFRKVLFSYMAYFDLLDVTIKDRNDMNRVKHEELITGSQIGNMIVYGGKERTVRHVRNDVWRCFFKQAGFKEKSFSFQAMYQARLLLEEHASGEYYTLEAHGHAIIVKWKGSPLIALSAWGGIN, from the coding sequence ATGACTGTTGACAATGGAATTCCTCTTTGCATATTGGATTACTCATTCAGTGAGAAAGACGGTAGTGAGCTTATTCAAGATCTACCGATAGCCATGGAGGACACCTTTGGTCTGTCAGACCATCACAAGTTTCCTTCCGGGAAAGAGATGATTACTGAGAGCCAATTCGcagcaaacaaagaaaagataAGTTTAACCAACAATGGAACCGCTCCTCTTTCATTGTCAGATTATTCGTTCATGTCATTACCCTGCGAGTCAGATGGTACTGAGCTTGCCCAATATCTGACCATGGACAACACCTTTGAGCTCCGGAAACATGAAATGTTTCATTTTGCGGAGGAACTCAAGAGCCATAATTTATTTGATATCTTTCCTTTTGATGAGGAACTGATAAACAATTATAAAATGTCTGGACAGTTGAACGGAAATTCTCACTCAGGGAATTCCCAGACAGTAAATTATATTTCGGTGCTAGGAGAACAATATCGTGATGAGATGCTACCAAATAACGATATCCTGTCGTCAGAGCAAATCTTGAATTGGAAAGGATCTGAGCGCTTAAGTATATGCGCTAAGGATACCTCCGATCACGAGGCGATGAATGGAGAGGAAAAGAAGGGGCTGGAATTGGTTCAACTTCTTCTAGAGTCTGCACGAATGATAGGCGAGGGGAAATATGATCACGGTGCTGGACTGGTGAGCAAATGCCAAAATTTGTCTTGTCAGCTGGGGAATCCCACACAGAGGCTTGGCCATTATATGTGCAGTGCATTACAAGATAGAATCAAACGTCAGACTCTCGGCATGTTAAAGAACTCTGCTAAAACTGTCCCTGATTTTGCCTTCAATattgagggagaatttgataaaaatGAGTTTTGTAGTCTCCTTGCTCACTCTAATAGAGTTCTGCCCTATATCAAAGTTATGCAGTTCACGTCTGTACAGGCAATCATAGACGTTGTGGGCAATGCCAGGAGAATTCATGTAATTGATCTAGGAATGCGAATTGGTTCGCACTGGACAGTATTGATGGAGTATCTTGCACACAGATCAGTTTCCTCTTCTTTTCATACGCTACAGCTTCTCAAGATTACAGCAGTTGGGATGAATGGCGAAGAGCTTAGGAAAAGCGGAAAAAGACTTCATGAGCTGGCTAAATCTTGGGTGATTCCGTTTTCGTACAGTATTATTGAGATCACTAACATCGAGGAGATTAAGGAAGGTTTATTCAGCGTTAAATCTTGTGAGGCGTTGGCAGTTTATGCTCCAATTGTTCTGAGAACTTTGTTATACGACCCCGTCCTTCTAGACAATCTCTTAATTGTTATCAAGAAACTGAGGCCAATGATAATGGTGAATGTTGAAATAGAAGCCCAGCATAATTCTCCTTATTTTGTCAATAGATTCAGAAAGGTGCTTTTCAGTTACATGGCGTATTTTGATCTGTTGGATGTTACCATAAAAGACAGAAATGATATGAATAGGGTGAAGCATGAAGAATTAATTACTGGAAGTCAGATAGGGAATATGATAGTCTATGGGGGGAAGGAGAGGACTGTTAGGCATGTTAGAAATGATGTGTGGAGGTGTTTCTTCAAACAAGCAGGGTTCAAGGAAAAGAGCTTCAGTTTTCAAGCTATGTATCAGGCTAGATTGTTACTAGAAGAACATGCTTCCGGAGAATATTATACTCTGGAAGCCCATGGACATGCCATAATTGTAAAGTGGAAAGGATCACCATTAATCGCACTCTCCGCGTGGGGTGGTATCAACTGA